GTTCCTCGTGCTACTCTCCTGTGCGTTTGCCTGTCGGAGAACCTGCAAGGCAAATGCCATCAGTCCAAAAATCCACCTAGGACGTGTTGCGTTTGTGTGTCTGGTTTGCGCTCTTCCTGTGCACGCACTCCTTATTGTTTGTTCGGTATCGAAGAACAAGTGCACCATCTAGTTTGGGCTTTTCCAGTGCACTGCCTGTAGTCTGTTGAAAGTGCGTGCAGGACTGAGACCGTCTAATTAACTCTGAGCTGATGGCCAGGCCGATAAGCCCCGCTCAGAACACCAATTATTTACACAGCTGGCTTTTTCAGGGCTGTGCAACAAATGAAGCGTACAATGTACACACAGGCGAACACGTGAAATTTGAACAATCCCACGCACTTTGCTGAGCTGTTCTAGTTACGCAAGCCTGAGGTTCGACAAttccttaattaattattattattattattattattattattattattattattatgctgtcCTTCCCAACCACTTTTGCTCCAGATGATGGggcgaatgcttttctgttccatCTCACAGGAGCGAGTTTTTGTGCCATGAGTAACACCTTGGCTTGTTAGTACTTGGGATTGAATTGGAGTGTCTCGCTCgctcgcttgctctctctcgctctctctcgctctctctctctctctctcaatgctGATTAAATATCAGATGTCATGTCAAGACACAACCGGGTAAGACTTAATTTGGATTTGAAGCTACAGCTCAAATCGTTCGGCTGTGGTTCagatggtagagcgggttgtccactaatcgtagggttggaggttcgattcccggcccacgtgactccacctaccaaagtgtccttgggcaagacgctgaaccccaagttgctccagatggcaagttagtaccttgcatggcagctctgctaccattggagtgtgtgtgaatgggtgaatgagacacagtgtaaatcgctatataagtgcagaccatagcTCTGTCAACAATAAGTAAAGCCTAGACGACGACTGCTTGCTCTTTGTTTGGGGTTTGAATAATACATCGGTTAAATCAAAGTCTGACTGTGGGTGGGGTTTGAAACTTCACTGGGTTGTCAGCGTGGGCACATACTAAAGTCCATAAATCTGCTGTAATTCTGGCCTATTTAGAGCCGAGAGTCCGTGATTTATAGATGTGATGTCTGCAGCACTTGGCCTTAGGTCTCGCTTTGTGACTGGTTCCTTTATTATTTCCCTGCCAAAGTGATCCAGAGATGTTATGCAATtcgaaaaaaaaagcatgcgagtaggtgtgtgggtgtgtttgctGCCAGAAAAGCCACAGTATTATAATGTTCTTCACACTCTGTCCTGGCAGGTttgtaaaatttttttacaatgGCAGGTCTGAAAGAATCTGTGAATTATGTAAATGGAGCTTCATAAGAGTGTTTTAATAATGCACTAATATTACTTCTTGAATAATTCTCAAATGTGTTTCTGCATTACTAATGTATCATTCCTCTGGCAATGCATTATGGGAAAAGCTATCCGTTTTAAACGTTTGGCTTTCGCGTTCCGTTTCTCGAGTTGAATGTGGCTGCGACTTTTCAGGCATTTATCGATTGCGTTCTTTTCTATCTCGGTGTGTTTCAGTGCTGCTGGAGGAGAAATCTTCAATCAGTGCGTGGCCGATAACGACGAGGCCTTCACAGAGAAAGACGTCATCCGGTTGGCCCGGCAGATTCTAACAGGCGTAGCGTTCCTTCATCGCAACAACGTCGTCCACTTAGACCTGAAGGTGGGTAAAATCACCGTGTGCACGTGCGTGCCTGCTTACGTAAACGTCTACATAAATACACCGACCCACCGTACGGTCTTCGTTCCGTTTGTGTATAAAGTATCAAGTTACATAACGCACGGAAGCCGAGATTTCAGATGGAGCGGCTGCAGTTAGAGTTCAGAGCCGAGGAGTCGTACTCCATGTCGTCTTTGTCTCCGGTAAAGAGAAGCACTGCAATAAACCTGCGCTGATTTACGGACGTGTTTGGCGAGTGTTGATTTATATAGGTGGATCTTTGCACATGATTTGTCATCAGATCGGATATCCGAGAGGGTTTTTGAGAGCGGTTTTAGCCTTAAAGAAAGGGTCGCGTCCCAAACGATTTCTTAAGATGGTGGAAAACtagcaagggggaaaaaagttgcACTTCATCCTCAAGTCATGCATCAGCTGTATTTATTTGGAGCATCTAAAACCGCAGGTCACTGGTAAATACTGTAGCCGAGTAAAAGCGCAGGCATGTTAAAATAGACCAGGAACTTAAAGCACCATCTATTAAAGCGAGGCTGATTTACTAGATGGTGCAGATGTTTGGAAAAATCCCTTTCATAAGGCCCCCTTTTGTCCCCCCAGAAAGTGTCTTAATTTGACATACCAGTCCATCATGTTTGCTGTAATTCCATACAGGCGGGCGAGTTGAACCCGCATCGTGGGTTAAATTCAGAAACGTGCACAAACGTGCGACGATCAGTTCAAGTTGTTCCGTGtggatgtgtttttattaaccccctcatgttttgtgttttgtctgtTCCAGCCTCAGAACATTCTGCTAACCAGCGCTCAGCCACTCGGGGACATCAGGATCGTAGATTTCGGTCTGTCTCGGCACATGGACGACAAAACAGAAGTGCGCGAGATCTTGGGAACTCCAGAGTACACCGGTGAGTCACTCGGGTTTATCTGCTTCGGTTTTAACTGCAGCGCGAATGAAGGTCACAAGGAAGTACAGATAAGAACGGGGCTTTCGGATCGGACTCTAAAGCCACGCTGCTCTATTTCAAAAGCACACATGTACGAAACAGCCGAAACGGTCAAAAGTCCATTTGGAAATTTGCAGTTCGCTGCTCATTGAGGTTGGGGTGGGGGATCTTCAAAGCTGTGCAAGAAGATTGGTGGGGGGAGGGGCGGGGACTCCCTCATTTTTGGTGTCTGAGCGTTTTAAGTTGTAGCAGCTTTCACCAGCTTTGACGATAATTTTGTCAAATTGGTTAAAGAGGGTTAGACCATCTAATACAGCCTCCTGACTGCTCACTAAATCCGAGTGCTTCTTCCTATTCGGAAGGACTTTAGATCTCAACACATCCAAAGCGTCTGTGCTTCTGGACACTAATGCCCATTCCCACGTCAGCTGATGTTTAGCTCAGTACATTTATTCGTACTGGAAATCTCTGACTCGAAACTGCTAATCTGCTGAAATGCATGCAAGCTCATCACTTCAGCTCTGTTAGTATTTAGTAATTTATTGCTATATAATAATACACTGTGAAGTAAGAGTTTGATTTCCCTTTTTCCACTCGCAGCTCCGGAGATTCTGAGCTACGAGCCAATCAGCACTGCTACGGACATGTGGTGagtcagagctgtgtgtgtgtgtgtgtgtgtgtgtgtgtgtgtgtgtgtgtgtgtgtgtgtgtgtgtgcatttactGCTTTATGAGGTCAATTGAACTGATAACTGATGCCTTGTCACTAGCGTGACAAGGCATTTCTATAAATATTGCTCCATCACTATTGCTGCTTATCATTCGAACGGTTTGTGTAACACATTTCCTACAGCTGCCAGGATACGTGACCTAAGAAACGTGTGCCCGAGCGTAACGCTTCTTCTTTTTATGACGTATAGGAGCATCGGCGTGCTGACGTACGTGATGTTAACGGGAGAGTCTCCTTTCCTGGGCGAGGACAAGCAGGAGACGTTCCTGAACGTCTCCCAGGGCAACGTGGACTACTCCCAAGACGTCTTCCACGGGATCTCGGACCTCGCCGTGGATTTCATCCAATCTCTGCTCCACCTAAACCCCAGGTATGTCAAGAAGAAAGAACAGCTAATGCACGTTTTTAAAGGCCTCTGCTTATTTTCATGAGCAGATTTGCACTTCAATTAAAACGTCAAGCTGTACAGGACCTGGGAGATCCCATCCTCGAGCTATAAATGTAGCCGGATAAATAAATCTTGATTTACAACGTAACAGCCGGCAAACGTACAGGCGCTGTCGCATTCCTGTGTCCGTCTGGTGCCCGTCACGGTGACTAACGGCAGCCCAGATCTGTCACCGTGTTGGCTCCATGAGAAATGATGGCAGCCTTTTTGCCTCGACACTCACTAAAACTTTACAGCCACAGATCATCAGCGATATGAGGGGAAAATGAGCGGCTGAATAAAAGCTATGTGGAAAAATTCCTCTGTGTGCGAGTAATCCCGAAGAGAAGGAAAAACCTGGGGAGAGGGGAAAAGGATAGGAGTTTTAAGTTTCTGTCAAACTGCTGGAAAAAGCCTTATGAAAAATCCACAGATTTacagtaattattataataataataataatagactttATGTATATAGCATCTTTCATATGCTGTAACgcactttaaagaaaaaatgaacataatcagaaaatggagaaaataaatatttagttgaAAGATAAATCattctaatattaataataacataacCATACAATAAATGCAGATAAAATGGCAATAATGAGTTTGGTAAAGCAGGGAATTGTATGCTAAAATATGCAAATGCTGGTAAAATGTCAAATGATGCAACAAATCTAAAACTAGAGAAGTGCtagaagttttaaaaaaaaaaaaaaaaaaaaaacctttttttttttattgcattttcaaATATTCCACTCAAGTCGATCCAGAAGCTGGATCAGCTGAACGGAAGCTGGAATTTCACATGGCAACTTTTGCAGTTCTCCTTGAATACAGAAGCACTTTCGAATGATTTCATATcttaaataatcttttttccccattgtcCACAGTGAACGCTCCACAGCAGACGAGTGCCTGCATCACCCCTGGTTAAACAcagagtctcacacacaccccgctACCGCCGCCACCACCACGCTCGACGAGCAGgaaaccagccaatcagaatccgaGCCCGAGACTCCCGATTCGTCTCCAGAGCTTCTCGACATCCCGTCGTATCCCACTTTCCCCGGACAGGGGGACCTGAAAACGGGCCGGGACACATTCACTTTCACCGAGTCGTTCCCTACTCGCCCTGAAATGCAGCAGGAGCTGATCTGTTAGAGTGACAGCCATGCCGTCCAATCAGAAGAGAGCTCAGGTTGTCAGCGACGTTAGGAAAAGACACTGGTGTGAGTTGGGCTGCCCAGGTGTTTTTGGCCCCGGTGGTGTGCCCGTTGCgggggtgtgtttgtgtctgtgtgtacctttttgtgtgtctgggtgtgtgtgtatgaatttaGGTATGTACATGTGACTGCAGCTAGTAAGAAGTGCCCTTTAACAAGCCCTTAAGAAGCCTATGATCATTGCAAATTGttaataaaaagttttttttaattaatcaattaaaaagTAGGTTTCTCtctgcacacgcacgcacgcacgcacgcacgcacatacacacaccagtgtAAATAGAAGCTTCTGTGGTTACCGAGTGTCTGTTAGTCTGCTGGTCGGAATTGAATTGTGGGTAATCCTAATCCGGAGAGCTGGACCCTCAACACCAACGAATGCTCATGAGGTCAAAGACGACAGCCTGTTAAAACGGACACTCCGTCTGCTTTAAGACTCGTACTGAGGTGTGCGCACGGAGACTTCACCAACGGATCGTGAGATCAGGTCCTTCTCTTAGGACTGTTCAAACTTGGGAATAGTAGcttcttctttattttacagcacttttggaattaaaaaaaaaaacaacaaaaaaacccaaaaacaaaaaaactgacaTGGCAAATGTGCCAAAGACTTTGGTTCAGATAAGCACAGTTTAGAGTTCGTGTCCACACTCCATCACTGTAACCTCTGTGTGTATCACCGTCTCCACCACGTGCCACAAACACGCGCTTTTTCTGTTCCATAGATTTATGAACGTTTTGCTGCGGTTGCACAAGTTTTATTGTATGGTATTTacggtttttttttacagaccttttttctttctatctgttttttttttttttttttttgttgttgttttttttttttttttttaaatgtaaaatttccATTTCTTTACAGAACAAAATTGGCATTCTCACAAGATATGGTTACATCATCTTGATCTGTAAATTGTCTGTCTGGGTTGGGGAAGCGTTTTGGTTTGATTTGGTTTACTGATTTTTTTCAAGAGACTCGAGGGTCATTGGCGAATTCAGAAAACGTCTGTGGTTTGTGGGAGACGAATACATTTTGAGGAGTGTATATAATTAAAaaggatttgtttgtttttaagagagaatattgtgtaaaattaactatttttctattttccgttgtatttgatgatgatgataatgtaaGAAGATATAAAGATTGTCTTAATTTAGGATTTTATGTTCTATGCTTGTGGCAGGTTTGCACTTGTGTCCACTGGACCATCTCTTGAGGATGAGTCCGATATTATTGGCATTGCTGGCGAAGTAttgaagaagaataataataaaatgtgcatttttgtattaaaactCCTGGTTTGGTTTGTGATCACATTTTAGAACCCATCAGAATTTGACATTTGTGTGTCTCATAGAATGAGAATATGAGTACACTattcagtttgaaaagatgtgatgtctttttaaacaaatacatatgcGAATAGAGACGGGAGGCGTGCGTCGGACCTGGGAATCCCAAACGGCGcgacaaaaaaaggtttttactttcatgctaGCATCGTTTAAGCCATACCCACTTCAGATCTAAATTTGAATACCGATAGAATGTCATTGCGTTGCACCCCTAGCAgacacacactaccggtcaaaagtttgtggacacgcgactgaaatgtttctcgtgatctgaaggtgtgtgattaaatgtttgaaatcgatGTTGTCGACAAAAATATAACcgtgccgacatattcattCCTTTCGTTAGAaagctaacattttatttacagaaaatctattttttaaacggacgactcggagagaaatattccgaaaagcagccgataagagtccagcgtcggtgagAACTCCtttaacactgtttaaaaagcatctcggggaaattcctcaagaaatcagccgagaaaacaccaagaatacatttctggaaattctactCCTAGGGCGTTTATATTGAAGAagttaaaatactaaattattttgaagtggaacataattcccatagttccacttgtgttactccagagttttgatgactttattattattctaaaatgtcaAGAATGAGCATGTCTAAACGATTGACTATTCAGTTATATTTACGTTTTATTTGTAGACACTGTAGCAAAGgagttttacagaaatgtagatgtagatccctaatgagcgagctAGAAGTGACCGTGgcaaggaaaactccctgagatgacatgaggaagaaaccttgacaaGCAAGAAGTATGAAATACACTGaacatacactacggacaaagGTTTatggatacctgaccatcacattcatatgtacttgctgaacatcccattccagatttattccccctttttgctgttataataacctccactcttctgggaaggctttccactagattttggagcgtgtgGCTGGGAAGAGccttagtgaggtcaggcactgatgttggatgaggagatctggggtgcagtcagcgttccagttcatcccaaaggtgttcagtggagttgaggtcaggattcttccactccaaacttggcaaaccatgtgttcatggagctcgctttgtgcacagaggcatttTCATTCTGgaacagtgaagggaaactgtaataatacacattgtgtgcttctaacttccTGGGAACAGTTCGGGAAAgatgcacatatgggtgtgatggtcacgtgtccacaaacttttggtcatatcgTGTACgtaggatttattttttttgtgatgtgagCATAATGTGTATCTTGATATGAGGTGAAAACCATTATATAATCACAACAGCAGTGTTTGGGAGGTGTACTGTATATCTCTAGGGCACCCGAAAGAGTTTTTATCTTGTTACCAAATTACTGATTAATCTGGAAATCTATCTGCAGCCTGATTAGCCGAACATAACCAGATCACCACAGGAAATTCCAGCACGTAAGAACACAAATAGTTACAGCACTGATCTGTGCTCGTCTGTTTATTCGGCCTCTCGTGGAGGCTTCACGCACTCTTAAATACAAAGTCAAACAATAGTAAAGCCTGCAATCAATCCCTGCTTTAATGCCTCTTTTCCTGCGAAGTTCGGCTCTTCTCCAATATCCAAACACATGGCTCTCAGGAGTTTCCGTTTCCCAGAAGAAACGAAGGAACGTCCTGCTGTTTTGCAGTCAGGAATGTGAAAGTTGTGATGCTTGCTCGCTCGCCGTTTCCACTTTCACGCTCTGTTTAAATGTCCAGGTTTTAAAGAACTGAAAATAGACTGGACATGGTTTTAGACTCGAACATAGTTTGCGATTAATCATCcgctgttagaaaaaaaaacaaaaaaagtttcctCATAGCACTTAAGAGTTCTCATCTGAATAAAAACATCTAAGTAGAACCTTTCAGCAGTGGGGTTCCTTTCAAAGAGTGTTCCCAATAAGACatctttagaaagctagaacctTTAGCcaaagtgtgtttgttttatatagAGTGATCAGAGTAAGACGGATAGCCGTTTCAGCTTCAGGACAAAAGCCTAGTTAGCTCATCTAGCGCCATTCCACCCCCCaagaatcccccccccccccccataaattATTATGACCTTGACAAACTCTTGCTatgtggataaaaataaaaagctggcACTACtcagttagttagctagctagctagctagctagttagctagcaagCCTACTTGATTAGCCGAATAGCCAACTCCAGACACCTTTCATGCACGTGTTAATGCTGGTCATTGAACCTGTTTTTGTAGTGTTTGTCTTGCCATCTCTAAAGTTCACAGAAAAGAAATCCCTGAATGACATGCATATTCACCTGTAGGCTATACTTAACACGtacagtcaggtccaaaagtatttggacagccgTTTTTcacctctgtacaccaccaaaaATGGATTCGAATCGACACAATCGAGATGCGATCGAAgcgcagactttcagctttaattcaagaggtttaacaaaaatattgcattaactgtttaggaattacagccatggtcttttttgggttttttttttgcagaagtcactccattttcacaggctcaaaagtaattgggcAAACGAACAAtcattaggattaggattagtttTAATACTTGGTTGCCAAATCCTTTACAgtcagtcaatgactgcctgaaatctggatCCTACGGACATCATcgaatgctgagtttcctccttTGAGATACTTTGCCAGGCCTACGGTGGAGTCCGTGAAAATCTAAGTTAACTTTAAGTTTGGTCTTCTTTGGTTATCGACAGTGCCATTTAACTACCTGCTAATAGTGGGATTAAGTCCTCGCTTCATCTCTATCTAAAAcgagtgatgcagcagcgctttagtcctttataCTATCCAGTTCTCTCTCACCTTCTTATCTCTACACTATGCTCCGACAGATCCATTACCAAAGCTTCAGATTTCATGCTAACGCAGTGACTAACCAGCCGAGCCGAGTCTCTGCTGTACCTCTGTGCGACTGCATCATATAACTGCATTGCATTGTGGAACTTTAAGTTCATCATCTCTACTAGTTGTACACTGGATTTCTCAATAATATGacaatggtgagtgagaaaggAAGCTCTTGATCTTTTGTTGTTAAGCGCAACAACTTAAAAAATTGCTCaatacatcacaaatatttcaggttttctttttactataaacacatttaatatgtttcagggtggagtttttcCTTTAGGTGATAATACCATAATGACTTTATTCCAAAAGGGGAAGGCAGTTCTATACAGCAAGAATATTTTGAATACATATTTTGAATATGCTTTCAATTCGAGCTCAAGTCTGAATAGTTTCTGTTACGCATACTTTCGTTGTTCTCCATCAACATCCATGACGTTTCACCTAAAACTGACACTTCAAGTTTGTCGATCTAACCTTTGTACATGTTAACCTTATACAATTGCGCACAGACACGCATGTGTTTTTAGCAAACCTCTGCTTTTGATCTGTCCTTCCAAAGCCTTTCTGAAGCCCGAGTGTTTCATGTGGTCTCAACTTTTGAGCACAGTGGAAACACATGGTGTTTAAAATATACACTCTAGGTGTTATTTTGCAGTAGTGATATAAGACCTACCCTCAAGAGCCACAATAATATGGATCCTTCCAAGAAAAAAGGATTTGGGATTCAAAACATCCTGAAATAGAGAGGAATCCCAGGAGATGAGTGAGATTAGGAGAGCGTTGCGTAACCAGAAGACAACAACATGAGAAGTGGAGGCTCCTGTAGTGTGAAATTACGCTAACTAAAAGGGTTTGGATTGAAGAGGACGTGTCTCCGAAGACTAATAAACTCAAATGAGAAGTATGCTTAGTTCTTCGCTGATAAAATGGTGAATGTTGAATTTCATGGAGCAAATCTTTACACAGAAAGCACAACAGATGAGCTcggaaatgtatttaaaatgccTCATGAATTCCTTAAAGGTTCCTTAAAGACATTACTTTTCCGATATGATGCAAAGTCAAATCATTTTAGAAAACTAGACGAAAGAGCACTTAAGGAAGACTTTTTGTTCCGAAAGAATATACATTACTGtatattgccaaaagtatgtggatacaTGACTATCACCCATATGTGCCCATTCCAAATCCGTGGCCATTAACATGGAGTTGGtcctccttttgctgttataataacctccactcttctgggaaggctttccactagattttggagtgtggctgtggggattcgtGCTCtttcatccacaagagcatttCACTAATCAGACACTGATGTCAAGTGAGAATGCCTAGCATGTATTCGGAATTCCAGTtcgtcccaaaggtgttcaggtcagggctctgcgCAGGCcgcttgagttcttccacatcaaccttggcaaaccatgtctttatggagttCTCTTTGTCGCACAGTGGCACTGTCATCAACCAGTCAGTcaatcaaaatgtatttatacagCACGTTTAAAAACAACAGGTGTTGTGCTGTACAAAATTAACCAACATGTAATAAATAGTAAGATCTAAGATTAATAATATAGCACCAAAGAATGACACTACACAAAAGATTACAATGACTCATAAGGTGAGTCTTTAGTTGAGACAGGTCGGACAAGACCTAATCGAAAGAAGGGAAAGCATTCCAAAAGCGAGGGCCCATTAAAGACAATGAGCGATCAACTGTAGCTTAAAGACGAGTTCTTGGAACACTCAACGGTAGATATTGTGATGAtcttaaagaccttggagtctGATACTGGTGGAGAAAATCAGAGATATAAACTActgagcagtggtggcttgacggttaagggtctgggttactgatcggaaggtcgggggttcaagccccagcactgcccaactgccactgttgggcccttgagcaaggcccttaaccctctctgctccaggggtgccgtatcacgGTTGATCCTGTGCTcggaccccaacctcctaaagaatgaaaaagaatttcactgtgctgtaatgtatatgtggcCAGTAAAGACTCATTAAGAAGTGCAAAGAGACCAGAACTGGTGAAACAATGGGCATATTTCAGTTTAAGCGTTACTATAAGAAGTGTATATACTGTCATATTTCTTAGTTCCAGTCAAGAGCCTCGCTACATTTCGCAGTGTCTTAAAATGAGATAGTTATGCTTGAGATACATCTAAATACAGTGCATTACAGTAATCAAGTCTAGACGATATAAAAACATGGATTACAATCTCTAAATccttaaaagacaaaaaacgcTTTTCATTTCGCTATTAACTTGAGTTGGAACAAGCTTCCTTTAAAAAcggcctttattttttttaatcaaattttaaaTGAGAGTCAAAGATAACGCcaatgtttcttttctctgtatGAAGATTAGAGGCCAAAGGCCCCAAATATTTCGTTAAATCATTAAAAGGAAGTTAGCACTGAATATAATCCGCATAACAATGCTAAACAATTTTGTGATATTGAAAAATAGACTGTAAAGCTAACAAATATAAGGGAAAACAAAAGAGGCCCCAGAATTGAGCCTTGAGGTACTCCGTAGATGATAGAAGTAGAGGCAGAAGAATGATTCCCAGTCTCAACCGAGAATGTTCTCCCATTAAGATAAGATGAGAACCACACCAGGGCAGTGTCTTGAAGCCCCATCCAATTTCTTAACCGATCGAAAAGAATATGATTGATGAATGATGAAGGTTGATGAAACATGTATGGGTCCCTTTCTTCCAGTAAAGGGTAATCTTAAAGCCAGAGCATAAAAAgtcattctatacaattgtgtgcttttaaCTTTATGGAAACAGTATGGGGAAGATCCACACGTTGgatgtgatagtcaggtgtccagaaACGTTTGACTATATAGTGTATCTTTATAAGGAAATCTAAATTAGGGAGCAGAAATATAGGCTCTCCAACAtggataaataaagaaagaatgttTCAGAGTGCTAGATAGAAACTTTTGTCCCTATTTGGCCAAAGACCTGACATTTAAATGTGTGAGGCTAGTTAGCTAGCGTTTAAGTGTTTGTCCACAATGCCCAAGTTCTGTCTCAATCAACTGACCCTGAGAAGAACCTTGTTGCCAATGGATGGCACTCACAACGGGCCAGCTACAAAAGCCTCCATAAATTTACAGACCAGAGCGTTCTTTCTGTGATAGTCA
This genomic interval from Ictalurus furcatus strain D&B chromosome 2, Billie_1.0, whole genome shotgun sequence contains the following:
- the stk17al gene encoding serine/threonine kinase 17a like produces the protein MLDSTVKNKNGMLTKIHTRIRTEPFKTNYDLVGKELGRGKFAVVKKCVEKATQNEYAAKFLRKRRKGQDCRADVLNEIAVLEAAKANPYVVGLHEVYETSSEIILVLEFAAGGEIFNQCVADNDEAFTEKDVIRLARQILTGVAFLHRNNVVHLDLKPQNILLTSAQPLGDIRIVDFGLSRHMDDKTEVREILGTPEYTAPEILSYEPISTATDMWSIGVLTYVMLTGESPFLGEDKQETFLNVSQGNVDYSQDVFHGISDLAVDFIQSLLHLNPSERSTADECLHHPWLNTESHTHPATAATTTLDEQETSQSESEPETPDSSPELLDIPSYPTFPGQGDLKTGRDTFTFTESFPTRPEMQQELIC